A window of Infirmifilum lucidum contains these coding sequences:
- a CDS encoding DUF357 domain-containing protein: protein MERLCKEKASKYIANVEYALKQIRCPDERRDLCSVVEQALFYLKDASFYLERSDCLTSIACSSYAEGLLDALRLLGLVEFQWRAARASHSEKKVLVGGVFDILHPGHIYFLERAREYGRVYVVVARDQTVIETKGRPPLMSENDRVRMLNSLRVVEEAFLGDYPPSFENAIRRVNPDYIVLGKDQAWLYPTVERALKSTGIASEIITIEERIEGYSSTTYRNKLSQAP from the coding sequence TTGGAGCGACTATGTAAAGAGAAAGCTTCGAAGTACATAGCGAACGTGGAATATGCCCTTAAACAGATACGATGTCCAGACGAGAGGAGAGATCTTTGTTCAGTAGTAGAACAGGCACTATTCTATCTCAAGGATGCCAGTTTCTACCTTGAGCGTAGCGACTGCCTGACATCCATCGCTTGCTCGAGCTACGCTGAGGGACTCCTTGACGCCCTCAGGCTCCTTGGCCTCGTGGAATTCCAGTGGAGAGCGGCTAGAGCGTCACACTCCGAGAAGAAGGTTCTCGTCGGCGGGGTCTTCGACATTCTACACCCAGGGCACATATACTTTCTGGAGAGAGCCAGGGAATACGGTAGAGTGTACGTGGTTGTTGCTAGGGATCAGACCGTGATCGAGACCAAAGGACGCCCACCCCTCATGAGCGAGAATGATCGTGTGAGAATGTTGAATAGTCTAAGAGTTGTAGAGGAGGCATTCCTCGGCGACTACCCGCCCAGCTTCGAGAATGCCATTAGAAGAGTAAACCCCGATTACATAGTGCTGGGAAAAGACCAAGCGTGGTTATACCCAACTGTAGAGAGAGCCTTGAAGTCCACGGGGATTGCCTCGGAAATTATCACTATAGAGGAGCGTATAGAGGGCTATTCTTCGACGACTTATAGGAATAAGCTCAGCCAAGCCCCTTAA
- a CDS encoding transcription initiation factor IIB translates to MDKEFEDSEELRCPQCGSTKLIYDVTRGEIICANCGYVMSEREIDRGAEWRAFTPEERERRSRVGAPISRFGIESLVTDIDWAGRDAAGREISLRKKIEMLRLRKWQVRARAQSSMERNLAQAVVELERLGAQLGLPKSVLDRAIEIYRKALDSNLVRGRSIESVMAAAVYAACREMRLPRTLDEIALYTRAGRKDVARCYRLLLREAAIKVPLPNASDFVPRIGSLLRLSGSTIKRAMEIIEQARNAGLTAGKDPAGLAAAAIYIAAIQNGEMRTQKEVARAAKVTEVTVRNRYKELVKKLGIKLPIKK, encoded by the coding sequence ATAGACAAGGAGTTTGAAGACAGCGAAGAGCTGAGGTGCCCCCAATGCGGCAGTACAAAGCTAATATACGATGTTACTCGCGGGGAAATAATCTGCGCGAACTGCGGCTACGTCATGAGTGAGAGGGAAATAGACAGGGGGGCAGAGTGGAGGGCATTCACCCCAGAGGAAAGGGAGAGAAGAAGCAGAGTGGGTGCTCCCATCTCGAGGTTTGGAATAGAGAGCCTAGTGACGGACATAGACTGGGCTGGACGCGACGCGGCAGGGCGTGAAATCAGCCTTAGGAAGAAGATAGAGATGCTGAGGCTTAGGAAGTGGCAAGTAAGAGCTAGAGCCCAGAGCTCAATGGAGAGAAACCTAGCACAGGCTGTTGTAGAGCTTGAGAGGCTGGGCGCGCAACTCGGGTTACCCAAATCCGTCCTTGACAGGGCAATAGAGATCTACCGCAAGGCCTTAGACAGCAACCTCGTCAGAGGTAGAAGCATTGAGTCTGTGATGGCCGCAGCCGTATACGCTGCCTGCCGTGAGATGAGACTGCCTAGAACCCTGGACGAAATAGCCCTCTATACTAGGGCCGGGAGAAAGGACGTCGCCAGGTGTTATAGGTTGCTCCTGAGAGAGGCCGCCATAAAGGTGCCGCTTCCGAATGCTTCCGACTTTGTACCCCGTATCGGCTCCCTTCTAAGACTCTCGGGATCTACAATCAAGAGGGCCATGGAGATAATAGAGCAGGCCAGGAACGCGGGGCTCACAGCTGGGAAAGATCCAGCGGGATTGGCAGCCGCGGCGATATACATTGCTGCCATACAGAATGGCGAGATGCGCACCCAGAAAGAAGTTGCGCGGGCCGCGAAGGTCACTGAAGTTACAGTTCGGAACCGCTATAAGGAACTTGTCAAAAAACTAGGAATAAAGCTCCCAATAAAGAAGTAG
- the dph5 gene encoding diphthine synthase, which yields MISPRQGLGLLIIGGIGLWGLRDVSVGLIEALRSSDYIFLEEYTSITPSFSKTELEKVVGRRIDLLKRVDLEGSHLREILELAKEHRVAILTHGNPFVATTHAYIVSEAYRLGIPLEIYPAPSVIDAILCSTGLHVYKFGRIATLVYPDERAGFFPYTTYRVLGDNLSRGLHTLLLLDLRVEEGVFMSIPEAASLLLRLEDKFRENIVEPTMLVIGVSRALSPEEDIFIGTLEEATTLEKTSPPHSLVIPGVLHDTEIDFLHYKTGVRKEVLISWSDYVKRKLRST from the coding sequence TTGATCTCCCCTAGACAGGGATTAGGCTTGCTGATAATTGGGGGTATCGGACTTTGGGGCCTTAGAGACGTCTCAGTGGGGCTCATAGAAGCGCTGAGGAGCTCAGACTACATATTCCTGGAAGAGTACACTAGCATCACACCCAGCTTCTCAAAAACTGAGCTGGAGAAGGTTGTCGGCAGGAGAATCGACCTCCTGAAGCGCGTAGACCTCGAGGGCAGCCACTTGAGAGAGATACTCGAGCTGGCCAAGGAGCACAGAGTAGCAATACTCACACACGGAAACCCCTTTGTTGCTACTACACATGCATATATAGTCTCTGAAGCTTACAGGCTTGGGATCCCCCTCGAGATCTACCCTGCGCCCTCGGTTATCGACGCCATCCTTTGCTCAACAGGCCTACACGTGTACAAATTCGGGAGGATTGCCACCCTTGTATACCCCGATGAAAGAGCGGGCTTCTTCCCATACACGACGTACAGGGTTCTAGGGGACAACCTCTCTAGAGGTTTACACACGTTGCTCCTGCTTGACCTCAGAGTAGAGGAGGGTGTGTTCATGAGTATACCGGAGGCAGCATCGCTACTCCTAAGGCTAGAGGACAAATTCCGCGAAAACATAGTTGAGCCGACAATGCTTGTAATAGGAGTCTCCAGGGCACTGTCACCAGAGGAGGATATCTTCATAGGTACACTAGAAGAGGCTACCACCCTGGAAAAGACTAGCCCCCCACACTCGCTGGTCATCCCTGGCGTTCTGCACGATACAGAAATAGACTTCTTACACTACAAGACTGGAGTCAGAAAAGAGGTGCTTATCAGTTGGAGCGACTATGTAAAGAGAAAGCTTCGAAGTACATAG
- a CDS encoding PIN domain-containing protein gives MCRALLLDTSVLLFIGERRLDLLDVAFSAETPVCRVIIARAVLEELERLALRKSSRRGRNAYAVLSMINSLMSKHGDIVSIVELETKEGDTDSALISLAKKEGFILATADRRLKKRAEESGVEVLFLRESKGRLI, from the coding sequence ATGTGTAGAGCATTACTGCTCGATACGAGTGTACTCCTGTTTATAGGTGAGAGGAGGCTAGACCTCCTAGACGTGGCTTTTAGCGCGGAGACACCCGTATGCCGTGTTATTATAGCGAGGGCTGTCCTGGAGGAGCTGGAGAGGCTCGCGCTCAGAAAATCCTCTAGGAGAGGCAGGAATGCCTATGCTGTGCTATCCATGATAAATAGTCTCATGTCCAAGCATGGCGATATAGTCTCAATTGTAGAGCTGGAAACTAAGGAGGGAGATACCGACTCAGCTTTAATCTCTCTAGCAAAGAAAGAGGGGTTTATTCTTGCAACAGCCGACAGGAGGCTAAAGAAAAGAGCCGAAGAAAGCGGCGTTGAAGTTCTATTCTTAAGGGAGTCTAAGGGAAGGCTAATATAG
- a CDS encoding SWIM zinc finger family protein, which translates to MNSRLILQARKALSEGRVKKIKVEGLVADSKPAELFVVESRDRKRLYVVVPGVYCSCEDFLFSVFYKEKSKACYHMIAVEIAIKEGISLKKEHMSFDELYKKLLASL; encoded by the coding sequence TTGAACTCGAGGCTAATACTGCAGGCTAGGAAGGCCCTGTCCGAGGGAAGAGTGAAGAAGATCAAGGTTGAGGGGCTCGTAGCTGATAGCAAGCCAGCTGAGCTGTTTGTTGTTGAGAGCAGGGATAGGAAGAGGCTCTACGTTGTCGTCCCCGGGGTCTATTGCTCCTGTGAAGACTTCCTTTTTTCCGTATTTTACAAAGAGAAGTCGAAGGCCTGCTACCACATGATTGCGGTAGAGATCGCTATTAAGGAGGGTATCAGCCTCAAGAAGGAACATATGAGCTTCGACGAGCTCTACAAGAAACTCCTGGCCAGTCTCTGA